One genomic region from Streptomyces sp. Li-HN-5-11 encodes:
- a CDS encoding response regulator transcription factor, with amino-acid sequence MDDHPILLDGIAAHFARHAPDIRLVATAEDVAALLEEDAGGDVASVVLLDLRLRDGSDVASNVRRLRATGARVLLFTGEQRPALVRRALDEGALGLVLKEDPQDRLVEAIRTAETGEMYVSSRLAHSIVTDPRGNVRLSAQQLRVLELIARGLPHADIARMLHITEDTLRTHRKRAVDAYAKAADERVGGTGELVYRAVADGLIDIGPDLPERAGP; translated from the coding sequence GTGGACGACCACCCCATCCTGCTCGACGGCATCGCGGCGCACTTCGCCCGCCACGCGCCCGACATCCGGCTCGTGGCGACCGCCGAGGACGTCGCCGCCCTGCTCGAAGAGGACGCGGGCGGCGACGTGGCGTCCGTCGTCCTGCTCGACTTACGGCTGCGCGACGGCAGTGACGTCGCGTCGAACGTCCGCCGGCTGCGGGCCACCGGGGCGCGGGTTCTGCTCTTCACCGGCGAGCAGCGCCCCGCCCTGGTGCGCCGGGCCCTCGACGAAGGGGCCCTGGGGCTGGTGCTGAAGGAGGATCCGCAGGACCGGCTCGTCGAGGCGATCCGTACGGCGGAAACGGGCGAGATGTACGTCTCCAGCCGACTCGCCCACTCGATCGTGACCGACCCACGCGGCAACGTCCGGCTGTCCGCCCAGCAGTTGCGGGTGCTGGAACTGATAGCCCGGGGCCTGCCGCACGCGGACATCGCACGCATGCTGCACATCACCGAGGACACTCTGCGCACCCACCGCAAGCGGGCGGTCGACGCCTACGCGAAAGCGGCTGACGAACGGGTGGGGGGGACCGGCGAACTCGTCTACCGGGCCGTGGCCGACGGCCTCATCGACATCGGCCCGGACCTGCCGGAACGGGCCGGGCCCTGA
- a CDS encoding alkaline phosphatase family protein, whose amino-acid sequence MSAQPTAWDHPEPLAVETAPVPEYGSGSLADLLPTLAAGMGVPETTAAIPELTPVDRACVFLIDGLGWKQLTAHPEDAPFLTSLLGSSRGGTGRPITAGYPATTATSLASVGTGLPPGAHGLPGYTVRNPATGALMNQLRWQPYTEPHAWQPYPTVFELAHRAGVHAAQVSSPTFQNTPLTRVALSGGTFLGRLTGEDRMDLAAEQLAAADRALVYTYYAELDGAGHRYGVDSDTWRGQLMYVDRLVQRLAEQLPPRSALYVTADHGMVDIPFDEQHRIDFDEDWELRAGVDLLGGEGRARHVYAVPGAGNDVLTCWREVLGEQFWVASRDEAVAAGWFGPRIDDRVYARIGDVVAAARDDVLLIASEREPKESAMAGNHGSMTPAEQLVPLLEVRS is encoded by the coding sequence ATGTCGGCACAGCCCACCGCCTGGGACCACCCCGAGCCGCTGGCCGTCGAGACCGCGCCCGTCCCCGAGTACGGCTCGGGGTCGCTCGCCGACCTGCTGCCCACACTCGCGGCGGGCATGGGCGTCCCGGAGACGACCGCCGCGATCCCGGAGCTCACGCCCGTCGACCGCGCCTGCGTCTTCCTGATCGACGGTCTCGGCTGGAAGCAGCTGACGGCCCACCCCGAGGACGCCCCCTTCCTGACGTCGCTGCTCGGCAGCTCCCGCGGCGGCACGGGCCGCCCGATCACCGCCGGATACCCGGCGACCACCGCGACCTCCCTCGCCTCCGTCGGCACCGGCCTGCCGCCGGGCGCCCACGGCCTGCCCGGCTACACCGTGCGCAATCCGGCCACCGGCGCGCTGATGAACCAGCTGCGCTGGCAGCCGTACACCGAGCCGCACGCCTGGCAGCCGTACCCCACCGTCTTCGAACTGGCCCACCGGGCGGGCGTGCACGCCGCGCAGGTGTCCTCGCCGACCTTCCAGAACACGCCGCTGACCAGGGTCGCGCTCAGCGGCGGAACGTTCCTCGGACGGCTGACCGGCGAGGACCGCATGGACCTCGCGGCCGAGCAACTCGCCGCCGCCGACCGCGCCCTGGTGTACACGTACTACGCGGAGCTCGACGGCGCCGGCCACCGCTACGGGGTCGACTCCGACACCTGGCGCGGCCAGCTCATGTACGTCGACCGGCTCGTCCAGCGCCTGGCCGAGCAGTTGCCGCCGCGCAGCGCGCTGTACGTCACCGCCGACCACGGCATGGTCGACATCCCGTTCGACGAGCAGCACCGTATCGACTTCGACGAGGACTGGGAGCTGCGCGCGGGCGTGGACCTGCTCGGCGGCGAAGGGCGCGCGCGGCACGTGTACGCCGTGCCGGGCGCCGGGAACGACGTGCTGACCTGCTGGCGCGAGGTGCTCGGCGAGCAGTTCTGGGTGGCCTCCCGGGACGAGGCGGTCGCGGCGGGCTGGTTCGGGCCGCGGATCGACGACCGGGTGTACGCGCGGATCGGTGACGTCGTCGCGGCCGCGCGCGACGACGTCCTGCTCATCGCCTCGGAACGGGAGCCGAAGGAGTCGGCGATGGCCGGCAATCACGGTTCCATGACCCCTGCCGAGCAGCTCGTACCCCTGCTCGAAGTACGCTCCTGA
- a CDS encoding thymidine kinase, which translates to MPELVFFSGTMDCGKSTLALQIEHNRSARGLVGMIFTRDDRVGEGKLSSRLGLVTDAVEVEDGMDLYSCLVEHLSQGGRADYVIADEAQFLAPAQIDQLARVVDDLELDVYAFGITTDFRSKLFPGSQRLVELADRVEVLQVEALCWCGARATHNARTVGGVMVVEGAQVVVGDVTRSADEIGYEVLCRRHHRRRMTAASARAAALSPDVLPVGSA; encoded by the coding sequence ATGCCCGAGCTGGTGTTCTTCTCCGGAACGATGGACTGCGGGAAGTCGACACTGGCTCTCCAGATCGAGCACAACCGCTCGGCGCGCGGTCTCGTGGGCATGATCTTCACGCGTGACGACCGGGTCGGCGAGGGCAAGCTGTCCTCGCGTCTGGGGCTCGTCACGGACGCCGTGGAGGTCGAGGACGGCATGGACCTCTACTCCTGTCTCGTCGAGCACCTGTCGCAGGGAGGCCGCGCCGACTACGTGATCGCGGACGAGGCACAGTTCCTCGCGCCGGCGCAGATAGACCAACTCGCGCGCGTGGTCGACGACCTCGAGCTCGACGTGTACGCCTTCGGTATCACGACCGACTTCCGCTCCAAGCTGTTCCCCGGCTCCCAGCGCCTGGTCGAACTCGCCGACCGGGTCGAGGTGCTCCAGGTCGAGGCCCTGTGCTGGTGCGGTGCGCGCGCCACGCACAATGCCCGTACGGTGGGCGGCGTCATGGTCGTCGAAGGCGCACAGGTGGTCGTCGGCGACGTCACCCGGTCCGCGGACGAGATCGGCTACGAGGTGCTGTGCCGGCGGCATCACCGCCGCCGCATGACAGCCGCATCGGCCCGCGCGGCAGCCCTGTCACCCGACGTGCTGCCGGTGGGCTCCGCCTGA